In the genome of Mucisphaera calidilacus, one region contains:
- a CDS encoding YggS family pyridoxal phosphate-dependent enzyme, with the protein MSTEHLVGPAEVRQSYQRVSERVANAAIRSGRRPEDVLMVAVTKNASPDQIRTLVDLGHTDLGENRVQQLTQRAAQLEEYLSRRRSLGNAVEGEAHPVPERVRWHMIGHLQRNKVKQVVPVVDLIHGVDSLRLAEELHAFGARTDQVIDILMQVNVSGEVSKHGVAAPAAIHVAEQIDTMMHLRLRGIMCMAPFTENSDETRSVFSRAASVYHDIRSERIGGNDFTVLSMGMSNDFEIAIEEGANVIRIGRALFGEADPNDDN; encoded by the coding sequence ATGTCTACAGAGCACCTGGTCGGACCGGCTGAAGTCCGGCAGAGCTATCAAAGAGTCTCCGAACGCGTCGCCAACGCCGCCATCAGAAGCGGACGGCGGCCCGAAGACGTTCTCATGGTCGCCGTCACCAAGAACGCCAGCCCCGACCAGATCCGCACCCTCGTCGACCTCGGACACACCGACCTCGGCGAAAACCGTGTTCAGCAACTCACACAACGCGCCGCGCAACTCGAAGAATACCTCTCGAGACGACGGTCCCTCGGCAACGCCGTCGAGGGCGAAGCCCACCCCGTCCCCGAACGCGTCCGCTGGCACATGATCGGGCACCTCCAACGCAACAAGGTCAAACAGGTCGTCCCCGTGGTCGACCTCATCCATGGCGTCGACAGCCTCCGACTCGCCGAAGAACTCCACGCCTTCGGCGCACGCACCGACCAGGTCATCGACATCCTCATGCAGGTCAACGTCTCAGGCGAGGTCTCCAAGCACGGCGTCGCAGCCCCCGCGGCCATCCACGTCGCCGAACAGATCGACACCATGATGCACCTCCGACTCCGAGGCATCATGTGCATGGCACCCTTCACCGAAAACAGCGACGAGACACGCTCCGTCTTCTCGCGAGCCGCCTCCGTCTACCACGACATCCGATCCGAACGCATCGGCGGCAACGACTTCACCGTCCTCTCCATGGGCATGTCCAACGACTTCGAAATCGCCATCGAAGAAGGCGCCAACGTCATACGCATCGGACGCGCGCTCTTCGGCGAAGCCGACCCCAACGACGACAACTAA
- a CDS encoding DedA family protein → MEAWLEQLAANAPYIVLAAVLLASGFGLPIPEDLPLFIGGYLAGHDYAQPLPLFLVCFAAIMTADGVLFWLGRTCGHHVPRLPLLNRFLTDERVAKYERNLEQHGGKFIFVGRFIPGVRAPVMFAAGALKVPYWKFILFDATAATVSATAVFWLSFYFAEQIEQVRVWILEGQIILAIVALTTCTYLALRWRRRHRAWLQLRERRQQLQQQRMSTRPNTPKTSASPDQAA, encoded by the coding sequence ATGGAAGCCTGGCTCGAACAGCTCGCCGCGAACGCACCCTACATCGTCCTCGCCGCAGTCCTGCTGGCCAGCGGTTTCGGTCTGCCCATACCCGAAGACCTCCCGCTCTTTATTGGTGGATACCTCGCAGGACACGACTACGCCCAGCCGCTCCCCCTCTTCCTCGTCTGCTTCGCCGCCATCATGACCGCCGACGGCGTCCTCTTCTGGCTCGGACGAACCTGCGGACACCACGTCCCCAGACTCCCGCTCCTCAACCGATTCCTCACCGACGAACGCGTCGCCAAGTACGAGCGAAACCTCGAACAGCACGGCGGCAAGTTCATCTTCGTCGGACGATTCATCCCAGGCGTCCGCGCACCCGTCATGTTCGCCGCCGGCGCCCTCAAAGTCCCCTACTGGAAATTCATCCTCTTCGACGCCACCGCCGCCACCGTCTCCGCCACCGCCGTCTTCTGGCTCAGCTTCTACTTCGCCGAGCAGATCGAGCAGGTACGCGTCTGGATCCTCGAAGGACAGATCATCCTCGCCATCGTCGCACTCACCACCTGCACCTACCTCGCGCTCCGCTGGCGACGACGACACCGCGCCTGGCTCCAGCTCCGCGAACGACGGCAGCAACTCCAGCAACAACGCATGTCCACACGACCCAACACCCCCAAAACATCCGCCAGCCCCGATCAGGCCGCATGA